A genomic segment from Vidua macroura isolate BioBank_ID:100142 chromosome Z, ASM2450914v1, whole genome shotgun sequence encodes:
- the LOC128821900 gene encoding uncharacterized protein LOC128821900 → MATDTDGNCAICQDTWDDVASTLPCGHQFCRGCILRWAHTNPSCPLCRGAIETVRFSDDAGDSLEIVITAPEQLPAATSSSERAPSSQDENSPHGPVPAYPSSPQNTPARAVGGVLPEVWAQLFRRRRELLEPVRTWLNQRMEAIQREQWWMARSTQSAILYALCVYGPDQEVMIQSLQGVLEEHTVPLVQGTIDIIVRHCSSGAQRLLRSHAAADEDDSPAASSSSSTSISIFSSFSSPNNPNSFSPNNPSSPSSNSPSSSSWMWTPASSPEVPTEEEEEAATTEATPSRDQSHPPAVVVSPEQDLPQDEAGPSVQSTSLRPCGPTQGRRCLPGQPRQSLKRKASDSPHPCKRSPRQ, encoded by the coding sequence ATGGCCACAGACACAGATGGCAACTGTGCCATCTGCCAGGACACCTGGGATGATGTGGCTTCTACTCTGCCCTGTGGCCACCAGTTCTGCCGGGGCTGCATTCTGCGGTGGGCACACACAAATCCATCATGCCCACTGTGCAGAGGAGCAATAGAGACTGTCAGGTTTTCTGATGATGCCGGTGACTCTCTAGAGATTGTCATCACAGCccctgagcagctgccagcagccacgAGCTCATCAGAACgagctcccagcagccaggatgAGAACAGCCCCCATGGCCCTGTGCCAGCCTATCCCTCTTCTCCTCAGAACACACCAGCCAGAGCTGTCGGTGGTGTCCTGCCCGAGGTCTGGGCACAGCTTTTCCGCCGCCGCCGGGAACTTCTGGAGCCTGTGCGGACTTGGCTGAACCAGAGGATGGAGGCCATCCAAAGGGAGCAGTGGTGGATGGCAAGGAGCACACAGAGTGCCATCCTGTATGCTCTCTGTGTGTATGGGCCAGACCAGGAGGTCATGATCCAGAGTTTACAGGGTGTCCTGGAGGAACACACAGTGCCACTGGTCCAGGGCACCATCGACATCATTGTGAGACACTGCAGCTCAGGGGCTCAGAGGCTGCTGCGTTCCCACGCTGCTGCAGATGAGGATGAcagcccagcagccagcagcagctccagcacatccATTTCAATcttctccagcttctccagcccAAACAACCCCAACTCCTTCAGCCccaacaaccccagctcccccagctccaatagccccagctccagctcttggATGTGGActccagccagcagccctgAAGTCCccacagaggaagaagaggaagctgCCACAACGGAGGCCACCCCCAGCAGGGATCAAAGCCACCCCCCAGCTGTGgtggtgtccccagagcaggacCTGCCCCAGGATGAGGCAGGTCCCTCTGTCCAGAGCACCAGCCTCAGACCCTGTGGTCCCACCCAAGGCAGGCGCTGCTTGCCTGGGCAGCCCCGGCAGTCTCTAAAGAGAAAGGCCTCGGACTCTCCACACCCGTGCAAGAGATCCCCCCGCCAGTAG